The genomic stretch ATGAACGAGTCCACCCTGCGACGCGCATTGCTGGTCATTGCCATCCTGGGTCTCGCCCTCGGCATCGGCGTCTGGCGAACCGGGCTCGGTCCTCTTGAGGCCGACACGATCTGGACGATAGCGACTTTGCCCGTGGTAGCGGCTCTCGCCATCTCCATTCTGCGTGATTTCTGGATCGGCCGCTTCGGTGTCGACGCGATTGCGCTGGTGTCGATGTCGGCCGCGCTGCTTCTTGGCCAACCGTTGGCTGCAGTGGTGGTCGCCATCATGTATGCCGGAGGCACCGTGCTCGAGGATTTTGCGCGCGGCCGCGCGGAGCGGAACCTCAAGGCACTCACCGACCGGTCGCCGCGTGTCGCTCACCGGACCTCAACGCCAGGGGCCGAGACCATCGCCGTCGAAGAGGTTGCTGTCGGCGATGTGCTTTTGGTTCGCGCAGGCGAACTGCTCCCTGTCGACGGCATTTTGCTTGATGCTTCGGCCTCACTCGACGAGTCGGCCGTCACAGGAGAGCCGCTGCCAGAACGGCGCAGCGCAGGGGATGTGCTGCGCAGCGGCACCGTCAATGCCGGCGAGACCTTCAGCATGCGGGCCTCTGCCGTCGCGGAACAAAGCACCTATGCCGCGATCGTGCGCATGGTCGCTGCAGCGCAGACCGCTAAATCCCCGTTCATTCGCATGGCCGACCGCTTTGCCCTGTTCCTTCTGCCGGTCACGTTGCTGGTTTCCGGCGCGGCCTGGTATGTTTCCGGCGACCCAATCAGAGCGCTTGCGGTGTTGGTCGTCGCCACGCCCTGTCCGCTCATCCTCGCCGCGCCCGTGGCCTTTATCGGCGGTGTGTCGCGCGCAGCACGTGCCGGCATCCTCATGAAAGGCAGCGCGGCTCTGGAAGCGCTTGCACAAGTCCGAACCGCGATCTTCGACAAGACCGGCACCTTGACCATCGGCGGCGCGGAACTCCTCGAGATCGAAGCGGCACCCGGCTGTGACTCGGACCATCTGCTGCAGCGGTTGGCATCGCTGGAACAAGCCTCGCACCATGTGCTTGCCGACTCGATCATCCGGGCGGCGCACGGCCGGCAGTTGATCCTTTCTCATCCGCGCGATGTCCGCGAGCATCGCGGAGCCGGACTGAAGGGCTGTGTCGACGATATGTCGATCGCGGCGGGGTCTCGGGCTCTCGTACTCGCCGAAAAGCCGTTGCCCGGCTGGGCGAAAGGCGGTGAGGACCGCTACCGGACCGAAGCGGTGCTGAGGGTCTTTGTTTCACTCGACAACCAGCTTGCAGGCGTTTTTACCTTCGGCGATGCCGTGCGCGCCGATGCACAAGAGACGCTTGTCAGTCTGCGGTCGGCCGGCATCAGGCGTATGGTCATGCTGACGGGCGATGACAGTACGGCAGCAAATCGTATTTCTTCCAGGCTGGACCTGGATGTTGTCGTCGCTGATGCCGTTCCCGCGGATAAGGTGGCGACGGTCGAAGCCGAGAAAGCCTTGGGACCGACAATGATGGTCGGCGACGGCATCAACGATGCCCCGGCGCTGGCGGCCGCTACGGTCGGTATCGCCATGGGCGAACGTGGAGCGACGGCCTCTTCCGAGGCCGCCGATGTCATCGTTCTCGCCGGCCGGCTGGCGCCCGTCGCCGACGCCGTGCGGATTGCCCAGCGGACGCGCGCGATCGCCCTGCAGAGCATCGTCGTCGGGCTGGCGCTGTCGGCCCTGGCCATGCTTGCGGCTGCCATGGGGCAGATCACGCCGGTAGCAGGCGCATTGCTTCAGGAAGGCATCGACGTGGCGGTTATCGTCAACGCGCTGCGCACTCTTGGCGACGGACGTCTCCGGCGCGCATAGTATGTGACCGAAAGTTGGTGACAGGCCATGGCAGAGCAAAATTTGGTGGTTTGCTGCGAATGCGGCGGCGTCAACCGCTTGCCACCCGCCCGCAACGCGCGGGAGGCAAAATGCGGAAAGTGCGCAAGCAGACTGTTTTCGGGTCACCCGCTGGACGTTGACGCGACGTCGTTCGACCATCAGGTTGCGCGCAGCAGCATCCCCGTTGTCGTCGACATCTGGGCACCCTGGTGCGGCCCCTGCAAGGCGATGGCACCCGCATATGAGGCGGCTGCGAGCGAGTTGGAGCCGCATGTCCGCTTGATAAAGCTCAATTCCGACAATGAGCAGGCCGTCGCGGCAAGGCTCGGCATTCGCGGCATCCCGACGATGATTATGTTTCATGGCGGGCGCGAAGTCGCGCGCATATCGGGCGCAATGACGGCAGGCCAGATCGTCAGGTGGGTTCGCGACCGCCTGCCGACAGTTGCCGCCTGACAGTCCGCACGCCAATGGATCCGCTCATTTCCCGGCTTGGACTGGCGCTGGCGATAGGTCTCCTCGTCGGCCTGGAACGTGGCTGGCAGGAGCGCGATGCGCCTGATCGCAGTCGCACGGCCGGAATTCGCACATTCGGCATATCGGGCCTGCTCGGCGGCGTTCTCGCCGCACTCGCCAATGCGCTCGGCGCGGTGTCGGTACTGGTCGGCGGGTTCATCGCTTTTGCGGCAATTTTCGCCTGGTACAAGGCGCGAGAAGCTGCCCACGACGAGGATTTCAGCGTCACGAGCGTGATCGCGGGCCTTGGCGTTTTCGCGCTTGGCGCGCTCTCTGTCGCCGGCGATTATCGTGCCGCCGCAGCCGGTGGGGCGGCATTGGCGGCACTCCTGGCCAGCCGTGAGCTCCTGCACGGTCTGTTGAAGCGACTGACCTGGGTCGAGCTCCGCTCAGCACTGATCCTGGCGGTAATGACCGCGATCGTCTTGCCCTTGCTGCCAAACCGGACACTGGACCCGTGGGGCGGTTTCAATCCATGGGAAGTCTGGTTCCTGACGGTGCTGATGGCCTCGATCTCTTTTGCCGGGTATGTCGCTGTTCGCATCCTGGGAACGACGCGTGGCCTGCTGGTCAGTTCGCTCGCCGGCGCGATCGTCTCTTCCACTGCCGTCACCTTGGCGCTTGCCCGCAACGCCGTCTCGGCGAGCAACGCAGTGCCGCTCGCAGGGGCAGCTTCGCTGGCTGCGATGGTTTCGGTGCTCCGCGTCTGCGTGGTGATTCTGATCATCGAGCCAAGCGTGTTCGCGCCGGTCGGCGTTCCGGCGATTGCCGCGGCGCTGGCCTTCGCCGCCTGCGGGGCATTGATGCTGTCTCGCGGCAATGGCGATGGCGAAAGTGGCGCTGTCGCGCGCAATCCATTCGAATTGGGTCCGCTGCTGCTGTTCGCCCTGCTCTTCGCGTTTGTCGCGACCGCGAGCGCTGGTCTGGCCGCGCAATTCGGCGGGCGCGGCCTGCTGGCAACCTCGGCGCTGGCAGGCACGTTCGATGTCGACGTCTCGGTGCTCGGTGCGTTGCGGCTGATCAGGCATTCGGTGCCCGTGGAGACGGTAGGCAAAGCGGTACTCGCGGCGTTGGCGGCAAATGCAATTGGCCGTTTGCTGCTCGCAATTTCTGCCGGTCCGGTCAGCTTCTGGCTGCCATTGGCCGCGGCAACCCTCGTCGCCGCGACTATCGGCATCGGCGCCATGTTGTTGACCGGCTTCTGAAGAGCGCGAGATTTCGAGCGATCTTTGACACGGATCAAGGTCAGCCGCCGCAGCCACGCTAAGATACTCCACAAAGGAGTACACCATGACCAGTCCGCAGGATCTCACCCCGAAATTCCGCCACGTCCGGCTGTTGCTTGCCCGCGAAAAAGGCCACCCGGGAGGCGATCGCGAAGAGGGCTATGACGTGCTCGCTCCCTTGACCGGCGAAGGCAAGATCGATGCCGAGGAATGGAGGTCGCACCGGGCTTCCTGCCGTGTGCGCCGCTTCCGCACCGGCGAGGAGGATCTGATCGGCCGGCTGAGGCGCAAGCCCGGCGGCCAGTGGTTTTTCGACTATGCTGACGGCGACCGCGACGACGAAATCGGCTTCCATCTCGGCGACGAGCGATTCGTGACCGGTGAGTACGTCTCGATCGAACGCAACGGCGCCATGCACACCTACCAGGTGGCAAGGGTCGAGCGCCCCTGACGCTGCACCACTACCGGCCCTTGGGAAGAGACCATGTCGATGCGGCGTATCCTGATTGTGGTCGGCCATCCCGACCCGTCCCCGGACCGGCTCTGCCGCGGTCTTGCCAAGGCCTATGGCGAAGGCGCGGAAGAGGCTGGTCACACGGTGCGCAGAGTCGATCTGGCGGCGATCGATTTTCCCATGCTGCGGACAATGCAGCAGTTTGAACACGGCAAAGTTCCTGACGAACTGAAAGAGGCCGCGGAGGCGATCGTGTGGGCCGAGCACATCGTCTTTGTCTTCCCGCTGTGGCTGGGCACGATGCCGGCATTGCTCAAGGCTTTCCTCGAACAGGTCATGCGGCCGGGAACGGCTTTCGCTTACCCGGACAAGGGCGGCGGTTTCACCAAGACACTGCTTCGCGGCCGCTCCGCGCGCGTCGTGGTGACGATGGGCATGCCCTCCACCCTTTACCGGCTTTGGTTCCTTGGCCACGGCATCGCCGGTATGCGGCGCAGCATTCTGCATTTTGTCGGCATCAGTCCCGTGCGCGAGACCTTGTTCGGCATGGCCGCCGGTGCAAGCGATGCGACCCGAACGAAATGGATCCGGCAAATGCGTGCACTGGGAGAGCGGGCCAGGTAACGCTTGGCGGTCGTCGTCGCGGCAGCGGCCTAGCCTTGTTAAGCATCTCGTTTCGTCGAAGGACTGCCTGGGTTCTGGGCCTATGGATCAACGGTGAATTCGGTCCACATGCCGGCTCCATAGTGACCCGGTACGTTGCAGATAAGCAGGTATTTTCCGGCCTTCAATTCGACGGTCAATGTGCCTGATTTGCCAGGATCAAGTTCCGAAACCTCGCCCTTGTCGCCCGCCTTGTCTTCGTCGACCCGGTTCTCGGCCTCAACGTACGGAAGCGGCTTGCCGGGATCGGCAAGGTACATCACGATCATTTCGTGGATGGTGTCCTTGGAGTCATTCTTCACATTGAATGTGACCTCTCCGGCCTTTACCGCACCTGGCAAAGCCTTGATCCCCATGGTCGCCTTGGCGAGATCGAAGCCTGGCGTTGCATAGGCAAGCCCCATCGGCATCTCCGTACTCGCGCCCTTGTCCCACAGCGAGATTTGGACAAGCGAAGCAGCCTGGACGGCGCCGGCACTGCCGGCCATGAGCATCGCCGCCGCGAGCCCGAGCGCTGCTCTCCTCGACATGGTTTTCATCGTGATCCTCTTTCAGGATGGCAGCAGAAGCGCTCTACATCCTGGCCGTCATCCTGCTTGCGGCATCACCCGCCGTCCTTGCGCCAGATCAAACCGATCGGTGCGAGCCCGATCGGCGGTGCCGACCCAGCTGTCAGCCAGTTGTCAGGTTGAACGGGTTATTTCGACCGATGACGGTCAAA from Mesorhizobium sp. 113-3-3 encodes the following:
- a CDS encoding MgtC/SapB family protein, coding for MDPLISRLGLALAIGLLVGLERGWQERDAPDRSRTAGIRTFGISGLLGGVLAALANALGAVSVLVGGFIAFAAIFAWYKAREAAHDEDFSVTSVIAGLGVFALGALSVAGDYRAAAAGGAALAALLASRELLHGLLKRLTWVELRSALILAVMTAIVLPLLPNRTLDPWGGFNPWEVWFLTVLMASISFAGYVAVRILGTTRGLLVSSLAGAIVSSTAVTLALARNAVSASNAVPLAGAASLAAMVSVLRVCVVILIIEPSVFAPVGVPAIAAALAFAACGALMLSRGNGDGESGAVARNPFELGPLLLFALLFAFVATASAGLAAQFGGRGLLATSALAGTFDVDVSVLGALRLIRHSVPVETVGKAVLAALAANAIGRLLLAISAGPVSFWLPLAAATLVAATIGIGAMLLTGF
- a CDS encoding heavy metal translocating P-type ATPase, translating into MNESTLRRALLVIAILGLALGIGVWRTGLGPLEADTIWTIATLPVVAALAISILRDFWIGRFGVDAIALVSMSAALLLGQPLAAVVVAIMYAGGTVLEDFARGRAERNLKALTDRSPRVAHRTSTPGAETIAVEEVAVGDVLLVRAGELLPVDGILLDASASLDESAVTGEPLPERRSAGDVLRSGTVNAGETFSMRASAVAEQSTYAAIVRMVAAAQTAKSPFIRMADRFALFLLPVTLLVSGAAWYVSGDPIRALAVLVVATPCPLILAAPVAFIGGVSRAARAGILMKGSAALEALAQVRTAIFDKTGTLTIGGAELLEIEAAPGCDSDHLLQRLASLEQASHHVLADSIIRAAHGRQLILSHPRDVREHRGAGLKGCVDDMSIAAGSRALVLAEKPLPGWAKGGEDRYRTEAVLRVFVSLDNQLAGVFTFGDAVRADAQETLVSLRSAGIRRMVMLTGDDSTAANRISSRLDLDVVVADAVPADKVATVEAEKALGPTMMVGDGINDAPALAAATVGIAMGERGATASSEAADVIVLAGRLAPVADAVRIAQRTRAIALQSIVVGLALSALAMLAAAMGQITPVAGALLQEGIDVAVIVNALRTLGDGRLRRA
- a CDS encoding NAD(P)H-dependent oxidoreductase, translated to MSMRRILIVVGHPDPSPDRLCRGLAKAYGEGAEEAGHTVRRVDLAAIDFPMLRTMQQFEHGKVPDELKEAAEAIVWAEHIVFVFPLWLGTMPALLKAFLEQVMRPGTAFAYPDKGGGFTKTLLRGRSARVVVTMGMPSTLYRLWFLGHGIAGMRRSILHFVGISPVRETLFGMAAGASDATRTKWIRQMRALGERAR
- a CDS encoding cupredoxin domain-containing protein; translated protein: MKTMSRRAALGLAAAMLMAGSAGAVQAASLVQISLWDKGASTEMPMGLAYATPGFDLAKATMGIKALPGAVKAGEVTFNVKNDSKDTIHEMIVMYLADPGKPLPYVEAENRVDEDKAGDKGEVSELDPGKSGTLTVELKAGKYLLICNVPGHYGAGMWTEFTVDP
- the trxC gene encoding thioredoxin TrxC codes for the protein MAEQNLVVCCECGGVNRLPPARNAREAKCGKCASRLFSGHPLDVDATSFDHQVARSSIPVVVDIWAPWCGPCKAMAPAYEAAASELEPHVRLIKLNSDNEQAVAARLGIRGIPTMIMFHGGREVARISGAMTAGQIVRWVRDRLPTVAA